In Paenibacillus sonchi, a single genomic region encodes these proteins:
- a CDS encoding prolyl oligopeptidase family serine peptidase: MDLPYDVQPRSYDPEVTAKNFPKADLLGAYHAATDFLVARPDVDAKRLVVCGDSYGGMKSTLNAANDDRFAALVASAPLYSWPLVIKNGVMPPFVMGDPEESKKIINSLPWLSRVTLHRVCWMHGFDSIVEWLPATENNMEFDPRDLKCAFLSIRAESEGPEVVRQATECYEKASSKKKALWIGKAEDGADFHCQINNLALRFQVQFDFLDEVLDYNG, translated from the coding sequence GTGGATCTGCCTTATGATGTACAACCAAGGTCCTATGACCCTGAGGTCACAGCAAAGAACTTCCCCAAAGCCGATCTGTTAGGCGCCTATCATGCAGCCACTGATTTTCTCGTTGCTCGTCCTGACGTAGATGCTAAACGGCTGGTAGTATGCGGCGATAGTTATGGTGGCATGAAGAGTACGTTAAATGCGGCTAATGATGATCGTTTTGCCGCGTTAGTTGCTAGTGCGCCACTATACTCTTGGCCACTCGTGATTAAAAATGGTGTTATGCCTCCGTTCGTTATGGGGGATCCAGAAGAGTCGAAGAAGATCATAAATAGTTTGCCTTGGCTCTCCCGAGTAACACTTCATCGAGTATGTTGGATGCATGGCTTCGACAGCATTGTAGAATGGCTGCCTGCAACAGAAAATAATATGGAGTTCGATCCGCGAGATCTCAAGTGTGCTTTCCTGTCTATTCGTGCGGAATCTGAGGGTCCGGAGGTTGTGAGGCAGGCAACGGAGTGTTATGAAAAAGCGTCCTCCAAGAAGAAGGCTTTGTGGATAGGGAAAGCAGAGGATGGTGCCGATTTCCATTGCCAAATCAACAATCTGGCGTTGCGGTTCCAGGTGCAGTTCGATTTCTTGGACGAAGTCCTAGATTATAACGGTTAG
- a CDS encoding MarR family transcriptional regulator yields MEKFYQMANLLLQEIQTPWSYGVDFLLSHSEIHLLEAVKSQEGANVSELAAYSEMTSGAVSQGTKKLLDKELIESYKKRVTARKFFPGLPP; encoded by the coding sequence GTGGAAAAATTTTATCAGATGGCGAACCTACTCCTTCAGGAGATACAGACGCCTTGGTCCTATGGGGTTGATTTCCTGCTGTCCCATTCAGAGATCCACCTGCTGGAGGCTGTAAAGTCCCAGGAGGGAGCAAATGTAAGTGAACTGGCCGCGTATTCGGAAATGACTAGCGGAGCGGTTAGCCAAGGTACGAAGAAACTGCTGGATAAAGAGCTGATTGAGTCTTACAAAAAAAGGGTAACCGCAAGGAAGTTTTTTCCCGGCTTACCCCCTTAG
- a CDS encoding lactate utilization protein — MQGKENSIKARNRLLASKVIKNLQSRKFEAYYCDNAIEAVEKALSFIPEHSSVSWGGSVTLEEIGLLNRVHQGSYMITDRDKAQTMEERYDLMRQSLLCDTYLTSFNAVSEDGILVNIDSVGNRTAAITFGPKSVIAVVGMNKVCKTAEDAVIRARTYAAPINVYRCSCSSNPFLHSPQKTPCLINGACGDCKTDDCICSYIVQTRMCKPAGRIKVILVGESLGF, encoded by the coding sequence ATGCAAGGGAAAGAAAATTCAATAAAAGCGAGAAATCGACTTTTAGCCTCAAAGGTTATTAAAAATCTGCAAAGCAGAAAGTTTGAGGCTTATTACTGTGATAACGCCATAGAAGCTGTAGAAAAGGCACTATCATTTATTCCGGAGCATTCTTCGGTATCATGGGGTGGGTCAGTTACGCTTGAGGAAATCGGGCTTCTTAATCGAGTACATCAAGGCAGCTATATGATCACTGATCGTGATAAAGCGCAAACAATGGAGGAACGTTATGACCTCATGCGCCAATCTCTTTTGTGCGACACCTATTTAACGAGCTTTAACGCCGTTAGCGAAGATGGCATATTGGTCAATATAGATAGTGTGGGCAATCGAACAGCGGCGATTACCTTTGGACCGAAAAGTGTTATTGCTGTCGTTGGGATGAATAAGGTTTGCAAGACCGCTGAAGACGCAGTTATAAGAGCCAGAACATATGCGGCCCCCATTAATGTATACCGCTGTTCGTGTTCGTCCAACCCATTTTTACATTCGCCGCAAAAAACGCCCTGCCTGATCAATGGTGCTTGCGGAGATTGTAAAACAGATGATTGTATCTGTTCTTACATCGTCCAAACAAGAATGTGTAAACCGGCGGGGAGAATAAAGGTTATCCTCGTTGGTGAATCTTTGGGATTTTGA
- a CDS encoding Crp/Fnr family transcriptional regulator, translating to MNNLVSLCQSRLFSGISPNDIPKMLKCLSATRKEYAKDEMVVREGDLVDDVGIILQGSAQSTKLSVTGKQIIVSLHYPGGYTAVLTAASRGRRCPMSVQAIEPLEVLFIPIKSILSRCTKLCMAHEQLLGNLFDSIAERALELHDRNDCLIMPTIRDKVLTYLTRVMRETGTETFTIPFDREAMAEYLDVDRSALSRELSWMKRDGLIDFYRNEFKLLQKAVE from the coding sequence ATGAACAACTTAGTTTCCCTATGTCAATCACGTTTATTTTCGGGGATTTCCCCAAATGATATTCCCAAAATGCTTAAATGTCTGTCAGCCACACGGAAAGAATATGCAAAAGATGAGATGGTTGTCCGTGAGGGCGATTTAGTTGATGATGTCGGCATCATATTGCAGGGTAGCGCTCAAAGTACGAAATTGAGCGTCACGGGAAAACAAATTATTGTATCCCTCCATTATCCGGGTGGATATACCGCAGTTTTAACAGCGGCTAGCCGTGGAAGAAGATGCCCTATGTCAGTACAGGCAATAGAACCACTTGAAGTTCTGTTTATTCCTATCAAAAGCATATTGAGCCGTTGTACGAAGTTATGTATGGCACACGAACAATTACTTGGCAATCTTTTTGATAGTATTGCAGAACGAGCGTTAGAACTGCATGACCGAAATGATTGTCTGATTATGCCTACTATTCGGGATAAGGTCTTAACTTATTTAACAAGAGTTATGCGTGAAACTGGAACAGAAACTTTTACTATTCCTTTTGATAGAGAAGCGATGGCCGAGTATTTAGATGTAGATCGAAGTGCTTTATCCAGAGAGCTTTCATGGATGAAGCGGGACGGCTTGATTGACTTTTATAGAAACGAATTTAAGCTATTGCAAAAAGCAGTAGAATAA